A genomic stretch from Musa acuminata AAA Group cultivar baxijiao unplaced genomic scaffold, Cavendish_Baxijiao_AAA HiC_scaffold_1138, whole genome shotgun sequence includes:
- the LOC135671182 gene encoding secoisolariciresinol dehydrogenase-like isoform X3 — MIRSTFVCKRIWAMKGGVSHLQQQHYFSTQPASRLAGKVAVITGAASGIGKATAAEFIRHGAKVILADVHHELGKATADELGPAATFVGCDVTQEPHVAAAVDLAVAKHGHLDIMFNNAGVAGSLAMSITDLDLADFDRTMAINARSVVAGIKHAARVMVPRRAGCILCTASIAGVLGGISPHDYSVSKAAVLGAARSAAAELSKHGVRVNCISPHVLSTPLGINAVKKMTAEEDVRRVKEMIEATGELEGTKCEVEDAVNAAVYLASDEAKYISGHNLVVDGGFTACKYLRFPPP; from the exons ATGATCAGATCTACTTTTGT GTGCAAGAGGATTTGGGCGATGAAAGGTGGTGTCAGCCATCTGCAGCAACAGCACTACTTCTCCACACAGCCTGCAAG CAGGTTAGCCGGCAAAGTTGCAGTCATCACCGGAGCCGCCAGCGGCATCGGCAAAGCGACCGCAGCTGAGTTCATCCGCCACGGCGCAAAAGTCATCCTAGCCGACGTCCACCACGAGCTCGGCAAAGCCACCGCTGACGAGCTCGGCCCCGCCGCTACCTTCGTCGGCTGCGATGTCACCCAGGAGCCCCACGTCGCCGCCGCCGTCGACCTCGCGGTCGCCAAGCACGGCCATCTCGACATCATGTTCAACAACGCCGGCGTCGCCGGATCTCTTGCCATGTCCATCACCGACCTCGACCTCGCCGACTTCGACCGCACCATGGCCATCAACGCCCGGTCGGTGGTGGCGGGGATCAAGCACGCCGCTCGCGTGATGGTCCCGCGCCGCGCCGGGTGCATTCTGTGTACCGCGAGCATCGCCGGGGTGCTCGGCGGGATATCGCCGCACGACTACTCAGTGTCGAAGGCGGCGGTGCTGGGGGCGGCGAGGTCGGCGGCGGCGGAGCTCAGCAAGCACGGGGTCAGGGTGAACTGCATCTCGCCGCATGTGCTGTCGACGCCGTTGGGGATCAACGCCGTGAAGAAGATGACGGCGGAGGAAGACGTTCGGCGGGTGAAGGAGATGATCGAGGCCACGGGGGAGTTGGAGGGGACGAAGTGCGAGGTGGAGGACGCGGTGAATGCGGCGGTGTATTTGGCTTCGGATGAGGCCAAGTACATCAGCGGACACAATCTAGTGGTGGATGGTGGCTTCACTGCGTGCAAATATTTGCGATTTCCGCCACCCTGA
- the LOC135671182 gene encoding secoisolariciresinol dehydrogenase-like isoform X4, whose amino-acid sequence MIRSTFVCKRIWAMKGGVSHLQQQHYFSTQPARLAGKVAVITGAASGIGKATAAEFIRHGAKVILADVHHELGKATADELGPAATFVGCDVTQEPHVAAAVDLAVAKHGHLDIMFNNAGVAGSLAMSITDLDLADFDRTMAINARSVVAGIKHAARVMVPRRAGCILCTASIAGVLGGISPHDYSVSKAAVLGAARSAAAELSKHGVRVNCISPHVLSTPLGINAVKKMTAEEDVRRVKEMIEATGELEGTKCEVEDAVNAAVYLASDEAKYISGHNLVVDGGFTACKYLRFPPP is encoded by the exons ATGATCAGATCTACTTTTGT GTGCAAGAGGATTTGGGCGATGAAAGGTGGTGTCAGCCATCTGCAGCAACAGCACTACTTCTCCACACAGCCTGCAAG GTTAGCCGGCAAAGTTGCAGTCATCACCGGAGCCGCCAGCGGCATCGGCAAAGCGACCGCAGCTGAGTTCATCCGCCACGGCGCAAAAGTCATCCTAGCCGACGTCCACCACGAGCTCGGCAAAGCCACCGCTGACGAGCTCGGCCCCGCCGCTACCTTCGTCGGCTGCGATGTCACCCAGGAGCCCCACGTCGCCGCCGCCGTCGACCTCGCGGTCGCCAAGCACGGCCATCTCGACATCATGTTCAACAACGCCGGCGTCGCCGGATCTCTTGCCATGTCCATCACCGACCTCGACCTCGCCGACTTCGACCGCACCATGGCCATCAACGCCCGGTCGGTGGTGGCGGGGATCAAGCACGCCGCTCGCGTGATGGTCCCGCGCCGCGCCGGGTGCATTCTGTGTACCGCGAGCATCGCCGGGGTGCTCGGCGGGATATCGCCGCACGACTACTCAGTGTCGAAGGCGGCGGTGCTGGGGGCGGCGAGGTCGGCGGCGGCGGAGCTCAGCAAGCACGGGGTCAGGGTGAACTGCATCTCGCCGCATGTGCTGTCGACGCCGTTGGGGATCAACGCCGTGAAGAAGATGACGGCGGAGGAAGACGTTCGGCGGGTGAAGGAGATGATCGAGGCCACGGGGGAGTTGGAGGGGACGAAGTGCGAGGTGGAGGACGCGGTGAATGCGGCGGTGTATTTGGCTTCGGATGAGGCCAAGTACATCAGCGGACACAATCTAGTGGTGGATGGTGGCTTCACTGCGTGCAAATATTTGCGATTTCCGCCACCCTGA
- the LOC135671182 gene encoding secoisolariciresinol dehydrogenase-like isoform X1 yields MMCSLVMVFRCKRIWAMKGGVSHLQQQHYFSTQPASRLAGKVAVITGAASGIGKATAAEFIRHGAKVILADVHHELGKATADELGPAATFVGCDVTQEPHVAAAVDLAVAKHGHLDIMFNNAGVAGSLAMSITDLDLADFDRTMAINARSVVAGIKHAARVMVPRRAGCILCTASIAGVLGGISPHDYSVSKAAVLGAARSAAAELSKHGVRVNCISPHVLSTPLGINAVKKMTAEEDVRRVKEMIEATGELEGTKCEVEDAVNAAVYLASDEAKYISGHNLVVDGGFTACKYLRFPPP; encoded by the exons ATGATGTGTTCTCTGGTTATGGTTTTCAGGTGCAAGAGGATTTGGGCGATGAAAGGTGGTGTCAGCCATCTGCAGCAACAGCACTACTTCTCCACACAGCCTGCAAG CAGGTTAGCCGGCAAAGTTGCAGTCATCACCGGAGCCGCCAGCGGCATCGGCAAAGCGACCGCAGCTGAGTTCATCCGCCACGGCGCAAAAGTCATCCTAGCCGACGTCCACCACGAGCTCGGCAAAGCCACCGCTGACGAGCTCGGCCCCGCCGCTACCTTCGTCGGCTGCGATGTCACCCAGGAGCCCCACGTCGCCGCCGCCGTCGACCTCGCGGTCGCCAAGCACGGCCATCTCGACATCATGTTCAACAACGCCGGCGTCGCCGGATCTCTTGCCATGTCCATCACCGACCTCGACCTCGCCGACTTCGACCGCACCATGGCCATCAACGCCCGGTCGGTGGTGGCGGGGATCAAGCACGCCGCTCGCGTGATGGTCCCGCGCCGCGCCGGGTGCATTCTGTGTACCGCGAGCATCGCCGGGGTGCTCGGCGGGATATCGCCGCACGACTACTCAGTGTCGAAGGCGGCGGTGCTGGGGGCGGCGAGGTCGGCGGCGGCGGAGCTCAGCAAGCACGGGGTCAGGGTGAACTGCATCTCGCCGCATGTGCTGTCGACGCCGTTGGGGATCAACGCCGTGAAGAAGATGACGGCGGAGGAAGACGTTCGGCGGGTGAAGGAGATGATCGAGGCCACGGGGGAGTTGGAGGGGACGAAGTGCGAGGTGGAGGACGCGGTGAATGCGGCGGTGTATTTGGCTTCGGATGAGGCCAAGTACATCAGCGGACACAATCTAGTGGTGGATGGTGGCTTCACTGCGTGCAAATATTTGCGATTTCCGCCACCCTGA
- the LOC135671182 gene encoding secoisolariciresinol dehydrogenase-like isoform X2 → MMCSLVMVFRCKRIWAMKGGVSHLQQQHYFSTQPARLAGKVAVITGAASGIGKATAAEFIRHGAKVILADVHHELGKATADELGPAATFVGCDVTQEPHVAAAVDLAVAKHGHLDIMFNNAGVAGSLAMSITDLDLADFDRTMAINARSVVAGIKHAARVMVPRRAGCILCTASIAGVLGGISPHDYSVSKAAVLGAARSAAAELSKHGVRVNCISPHVLSTPLGINAVKKMTAEEDVRRVKEMIEATGELEGTKCEVEDAVNAAVYLASDEAKYISGHNLVVDGGFTACKYLRFPPP, encoded by the exons ATGATGTGTTCTCTGGTTATGGTTTTCAGGTGCAAGAGGATTTGGGCGATGAAAGGTGGTGTCAGCCATCTGCAGCAACAGCACTACTTCTCCACACAGCCTGCAAG GTTAGCCGGCAAAGTTGCAGTCATCACCGGAGCCGCCAGCGGCATCGGCAAAGCGACCGCAGCTGAGTTCATCCGCCACGGCGCAAAAGTCATCCTAGCCGACGTCCACCACGAGCTCGGCAAAGCCACCGCTGACGAGCTCGGCCCCGCCGCTACCTTCGTCGGCTGCGATGTCACCCAGGAGCCCCACGTCGCCGCCGCCGTCGACCTCGCGGTCGCCAAGCACGGCCATCTCGACATCATGTTCAACAACGCCGGCGTCGCCGGATCTCTTGCCATGTCCATCACCGACCTCGACCTCGCCGACTTCGACCGCACCATGGCCATCAACGCCCGGTCGGTGGTGGCGGGGATCAAGCACGCCGCTCGCGTGATGGTCCCGCGCCGCGCCGGGTGCATTCTGTGTACCGCGAGCATCGCCGGGGTGCTCGGCGGGATATCGCCGCACGACTACTCAGTGTCGAAGGCGGCGGTGCTGGGGGCGGCGAGGTCGGCGGCGGCGGAGCTCAGCAAGCACGGGGTCAGGGTGAACTGCATCTCGCCGCATGTGCTGTCGACGCCGTTGGGGATCAACGCCGTGAAGAAGATGACGGCGGAGGAAGACGTTCGGCGGGTGAAGGAGATGATCGAGGCCACGGGGGAGTTGGAGGGGACGAAGTGCGAGGTGGAGGACGCGGTGAATGCGGCGGTGTATTTGGCTTCGGATGAGGCCAAGTACATCAGCGGACACAATCTAGTGGTGGATGGTGGCTTCACTGCGTGCAAATATTTGCGATTTCCGCCACCCTGA
- the LOC104000076 gene encoding 1-aminocyclopropane-1-carboxylate oxidase homolog 3, whose amino-acid sequence MATAESFDRTAALKEFDEGKTGVRGLVESGAAATVPPIFRHPILRPRSSSPSSLSVPTVDLSLPRPAAVALATTAARDWGFFQVVNHGLPLSLIDCTISAVRSFHEQPSSVRAAFYSRSVAGGVSYSSNVDLFRSGAASWRDTIQLAMGPTRPDPERIPPVCREELLAWDEHVVAAGRAVLGLLSEGLGKEAGLLEATTCAEGRVMACHYYPPCPEPELTVGTAEHTDPGVLTVLAQDGVGGLQVKWTGEDGESEWVDVRPASGALVINVGDLLQIMSNDEYKSVEHRVLANPHQEARVSVATFFNPGKRGESVFYGPLPELVSPVKPARYRNFTMAEFMGTFFGKELSSRSLIDHFKL is encoded by the exons ATGGCAACCGCGGAGAGCTTCGACCGTACGGCGGCGCTGAAGGAGTTCGACGAGGGCAAGACCGGCGTCAGGGGCCTCGTCGAGTCCGGCGCCGCCGCCACCGTTCCCCCCATCTTCCGCCACCCGATCCTCCGCCCccgctcctcctccccctcctcgctCTCCGTCCCCACCGTCGACCTCTCCCTCCCCCGCCCCGCCGCCGTCGCCCTCGCTACCACCGCCGCACGCGACTGGGGCTTCTTCCAGGTCGTCAACCACGGTCTACCCCTCTCCCTCATCGACTGCACCATCTCCGCCGTCCGCTCCTTCCACGAGCAGCCCTCCTCCGTCCGCGCTGCCTTCTACTCCCGCTCCGTCGCCGGCGGCGTCTCCTACTCCTCCAACGTCGACCTCTTCCGATCCGGCGCCGCCAGCTGGCGCGACACCATCCAGCTCGCGATGGGGCCGACCCGCCCGGACCCGGAACGGATCCCGCCGGTGTGCCGGGAGGAACTTCTGGCGTGGGACGAGCACGTGGTTGCGGCGGGCCGGGCGGTTCTGGGGCTGCTGTCGGAGGGGCTGGGGAAGGAAGCGGGTTTGCTAGAGGCGACGACGTGCGCTGAGGGGAGGGTGATGGCGTGCCACTACTATCCGCCGTGCCCGGAGCCGGAGCTGACCGTGGGGACCGCGGAGCATACCGACCCCGGCGTGTTGACGGTGCTGGCGCAGGACGGCGTCGGCGGGCTGCAGGTGAAGTGGACGGGGGAGGATGGGGAGTCTGAGTGGGTGGACGTACGGCCAGCGTCGGGGGCGCTCGTCATCAACGTCGGTGATCTCCTGCAG ATAATGTCCAATGACGAATACAAGAGTGTGGAACACAGGGTGTTGGCTAATCCACATCAAGAAGCCAGAGTCTCCGTTGCAACCTTCTTCAACCCTGGAAAGCGTGGGGAGTCGGTCTTCTATGGACCTTTACCAGAGCTAGTATCACCGGTGAAACCTGCACGCTACAGGAACTTCACCATGGCAGAGTTCATGGGGACCTTCTTCGGTAAAGAATTAAGCAGTAGATCTTTGATTGATCACTTCAAGTTATAG